A genomic window from Carassius carassius chromosome 29, fCarCar2.1, whole genome shotgun sequence includes:
- the sybl1 gene encoding vesicle-associated membrane protein 7: MAILFAVVARGSTVLAKHACFSGNFLEVTEQILAKIPSENNRLTYSHGSYLFHYICHERIVYLCITDDEFERSRAFGFLNEVKKRFQTTYGSRAQTALPYAMNSEFSSTLAAQMKHHSDPKGSDRVTEAQMHVDDLKGIMVRNIDLVAQRGERLELLIDKTENLVDSSVTFKTTSRNLAHAMCMKNLKLTVIVVIVVLVVLYIIVTAACGGLSWPSCRKQ; this comes from the exons ATGGCGATCCTGTTTGCGGTGGTGGCTCGAGGATCCACTGTTCTGGCTAAACACGCTTGCTTCTCTGGAAACTTCCTGGAGGTGACGGAGCAGATCCTGGCCAAGATCCCGTCTGAGAACAACAGGCTGACGTATTCCCACGGCAG ctATCTCTTCCACTACATCTGCCACGAGAGGATTGTGTATCTGTGCATCACTGATGAC GAGTTCGAGCGCTCGCGTGCCTTCGGGTTCCTGAACGAGGTGAAGAAGCGCTTCCAGACCACCTACGGCTCTCGAGCGCAGACCGCGCTGCCCTACGCCATGAACAGCGAGTTCTCCAGCACGCTGGCGGCTCAGATG AAACATCACTCGGATCCCAAAGGCTCGGACAGAGTGACAGAAGCACAGATGCACGTGGACGACCTGAAGGGCATTATGGTCCGGAACATCG ATCTCGTCGCTCAGAGAGGAGAGAGACTGGAGCTGCTCATCGATAAAACCGAGAACCTGGTGGATTCT TCTGTCACCTTTAAAACAACGAGCCGTAATCTGGCCCACGCCATGTGTATGAAGAACCTGAAGTTAACCGTCATTGTTGTGATAGTGGTGCTG GTGGTGCTGTATATTATCGTGACGGCCGCGTGTGGAGGACTCAGCTGGCCGAGCTGTCGGAAGCAGTAG